In one window of Camelus bactrianus isolate YW-2024 breed Bactrian camel chromosome 29, ASM4877302v1, whole genome shotgun sequence DNA:
- the C29H8orf89 gene encoding putative uncharacterized protein C8orf89 homolog isoform X2, with product MPVLSPDIKFETSNVARNSLRSCFLFESSWRKAVLETQKMRKEYTTAFGLEEFKECIKMPCLPGLQNCPKSVSSTPLEVHKRLLRADTKMPPVSHSSENMSSCLQVFYSPLHIAQRPVKEQSWQSRIKKTKAACTVVPLKEKPKGLLRHANSSINFGSGFSDPLSGAPSQYLQRLSKMAILEYDTIRQETTRKLKKSKKQEPRDC from the exons atgccGGTGCTATCTCCTGACATCAAATTTGAGACTTCTAATGTTGCCAGAAATTCCCTTCgcagttgttttctttttgaaagtagttggaggaaagcagttttagaaacacagaagatgagGAAAG AATACACCACAGCATTTGGTCTAGAAGAGTTCAAAGAATGTATCAAAATGCCATGTTTACCAggattgcaaaattgccccaaaAGTGTAAGTTCCACTCCACTAGAGGTTCATAAAAGACTCCTGCGTGCTGATACCAAGATGCCTCCTGTCAG ccattctagtgagaACATGTCGAGTTGCCTGCAAGTGTTTTATTCTCCTCTGCATATTGCCCAGCGCCCTGTGAAAGAACAGTCTTGGCAAAGCAGG ataaagaagACAAAGGCAGCATGTACTGTGGTACCACTTAAGGAGAAACCAAAAG GACTCCTGAGGCATGCTAATTCTTCAATCAATTTTG gTTCTGGCTTCAGCGATCCTCTCTCTGGAGCACCATCTCAGTACTTACAGAGACTTTCCAAAATGGCCATATTGGAGTATGACACCATTCGTCAAGAAACaaccagaaaattaaaaaagagcaAGAAACAGGAGCCTCGAGACTGCTGA
- the C29H8orf89 gene encoding putative uncharacterized protein C8orf89 homolog isoform X1: protein MMENKLEKCLSVKYLFFCFVPVSWIWCSISPSSVLLKEEEKMPVLSPDIKFETSNVARNSLRSCFLFESSWRKAVLETQKMRKEYTTAFGLEEFKECIKMPCLPGLQNCPKSVSSTPLEVHKRLLRADTKMPPVSHSSENMSSCLQVFYSPLHIAQRPVKEQSWQSRIKKTKAACTVVPLKEKPKGLLRHANSSINFGSGFSDPLSGAPSQYLQRLSKMAILEYDTIRQETTRKLKKSKKQEPRDC from the exons ATGAtggaaaacaaattagaaaaatgtttatctGTGAAAtaccttttcttttgttttgtacCTGTGTCCTGGATCTGGTGCAGCATCTCACCTTCATCAGTACtgttaaaagaagaagaaaaaatgccGGTGCTATCTCCTGACATCAAATTTGAGACTTCTAATGTTGCCAGAAATTCCCTTCgcagttgttttctttttgaaagtagttggaggaaagcagttttagaaacacagaagatgagGAAAG AATACACCACAGCATTTGGTCTAGAAGAGTTCAAAGAATGTATCAAAATGCCATGTTTACCAggattgcaaaattgccccaaaAGTGTAAGTTCCACTCCACTAGAGGTTCATAAAAGACTCCTGCGTGCTGATACCAAGATGCCTCCTGTCAG ccattctagtgagaACATGTCGAGTTGCCTGCAAGTGTTTTATTCTCCTCTGCATATTGCCCAGCGCCCTGTGAAAGAACAGTCTTGGCAAAGCAGG ataaagaagACAAAGGCAGCATGTACTGTGGTACCACTTAAGGAGAAACCAAAAG GACTCCTGAGGCATGCTAATTCTTCAATCAATTTTG gTTCTGGCTTCAGCGATCCTCTCTCTGGAGCACCATCTCAGTACTTACAGAGACTTTCCAAAATGGCCATATTGGAGTATGACACCATTCGTCAAGAAACaaccagaaaattaaaaaagagcaAGAAACAGGAGCCTCGAGACTGCTGA